CTATTGCTAAAGCTGGTTACACTGGTAAAGTAAGTATTGGAATGGATGTTTATACTGGTTACACTGTTCTTGAATGCTATGGGTATATGTTTTGCTGGTGAACATGGAGCAGATGTCAAAGGCGGATGTTTGTATGGAAGCAGGCTGCATCCAAGCTTAGGGGTGTACAAGTTTTTACTTACACGGAGCTTGAGATTGCAACAAACAAATTTAGTGCAGCAAATGTGATAGGAAATGGAGGGTATGGGGTAGTGTATAGAGGGATTTTGAGTGATGGCACTGTGGCTGCAATTAAGATGTTGCACAGAGAAGGGAAACAATGAGGAACGTGCCTTTCGGTTAGAGGTTAGTGGACTTCATTTATTGCTAGTTTTCATATTATCCAATTTTTTAAGCTACATAAGCTTGTCAATTAAACTCATCTGTACACTCaattgaagatttttttttgttttttggtattTTCCCCTCTTTGGCTAAATACATTGGGGAATAAAGGGAAGTGGTGAGTGAGAATGGAAGTGAGATATTTGCCTAAAAAATTAATGGTACTTCTGGCATTGGTCCACCATTGCTTTCTTGAACATCCtaattgaacttatttgatGGGTGCTTGTCTGTGGTATGGTTTATTTCAACAAGTCTGTATTGAAATCAGTTTGAAGAGTTTGAAATTGCTGCAGGTTGTGATTGGgatcaatgttttaaaaaccggaccgttaatcgaaccggtgaagtgaaagggtcgaggttcaaccggtcggaccggttcaacctcggttcaatgaattttttaaaaaataatttatataaatatatatgtgcacaaaataagacatgtaatggataatttaatactttatatgatgaaaagtttactatttttgaataacttggatttttaaaaataaattttttaaattataagttaaaacaaataaatttcatctcaatttcaattatatctaccaaaaaaatcttaaatataatccaaaaatatcacaatatttgaaattatacaaaattcacgtctatgaaatttagacattgtgaacttaaattttaatttacattttggaatttaaatttacaatttaaaaaaggaagtttggagttcgaagaaaatcaagagaattgaaaatagaaatgcaaatttgataagaaacaaaaaatgagataaaagtgagtggttgtggtattaaataaattgggttaaagaaaaataattcttttttaacttttttaaatttaatggacaaaaacaaaattaaaatatggaagaaaacatcaataaattaaaaataaagagatttgattaaaaaatgagtggcaaaagaaaagatgatagagagagagtgtgtgtgtgtgtgtgttgaagattaaaaagaaagagttaTGAAAGGAtgatattttgtaaaaaaaatggaacaaaagaaatatgagtgtttgttttatataaataagttaccaaaaaaactaataagatgtgatagtgcaatggttactacattggtcttctattacaaaggttttgagttcgaatcttgataactacattttgcaaaaaaaaaaaaaaaaaggaaaactcaaaaaccGGAAATAACCGGTTCAAATCCGGTTCAGCGGGTTTCGCGGTCCGACCGGTTTTTGACCGGTTTCTTGACAAAGTCAAACCTGGCAGTGAACCGGACCGgagccatggccggttcgcggttcaaccggtcgaaccggccggtccggtccggttttcaaaacactgATTGGGATGGATGTGGCTGCTTCTGAGTTTTATGGTAAAGACAAGACTTATGATCTAAACTTCAAAGAAGAGGTATTgctttttcacattttctcccCAGATTGTTATGTCAAACGTTCGAATTCATTGCTAAGCCAAAGGATTAAATTACATCTAGATTCATAAATTCTAGTCTTCTAAAGGGGGGTAATTTCAATCATGACATCTATCTTTTGGGtcattcttcttctttatttagTATGTTTGCTGCTTTAGTAGTATGTTTGGTGATAGCAAGTAGAAATTTCAGTGCAATGATGGCAACTGGATCAGTGTGTTATTCCAAAACCTTTtgatatacaagaaaatataacCTGCGTTATCACCTTTGCTTTTGCCAGTTAAGTTTTGCAAACCTGCTTGGTACCAAAATTTGGCTATTCAGCAATCAACTTTATTTCGAATGAAATGAATCCTGTTTGGTATCGTTACTTTACATTAGAACATAATTGCTAGGTGCTGAtatctttaatttatttttttatttctggtCTTTCTTTGCAGAATAATGATGGCTCACAAAAGATATCAGGTTATGACTGAAGGCTCTCATTTCATTGGAAAGTTTGGAAGCTACTGCAAGTTCTTTCTACTTGCTAGGGATGAGAATATTTTAGTTTGTGCACAAGAGAATCTTTTAAGTTTGTGCACATGAGAATCTTTCAAGTTTGTATTTGTTAGGGATTTGTTATGTTAGTACTTGTTACTGACTTTTAGTTCAACAAATTATATTTGAGTATTGACTTTTGCTTTTAGATTACTATATGCATTCtgttctttgggataattttacaagtcctttgGGTTTCTGATTGACGGAATGTATAGCAGGGAGCACTACCTGCAGGTTGCTtctatatcaaaaaaaaaaaaagataaaaaaactcCTGGCAGTTAAAAGTGTAAGCATAGAATTCGATATTCTAATGTTGTACTATACCTATCCTGACACTTTCAATTATCAAGAAAAGGGATTTTTGTTGGCAGATGGGATGTTATAACAACATAGTTTTCCTGACATGTTGAATAGTATGAGTCTatccccacattggaagggacaacACTCGCCCTAGGTGTGAGGATAGATAAAGTGTCAGGTAAGATTATCTATACTGACACTTTTAAATGCCGTtaaaggccatttttgttgtagtgtatTAGTAAGATATGAAAGTGACATGGATTTTTTCATATGTTTGTCAAAACTTTTTAGATATAACTAAACTATGTTATGTAATTTAACATGGAACGAACTTACTATTTCATATTATCAATTTTATCTACTAGATGTTGAGGTCTTAACTATTATTAGTTTCTTTGTACCTTAGTGGTTTTCTAACCAAATTTTATGTTTAGAATTTTTGAGCACGTACTAACATAAAATTCAGCTCAACAACAACAAATGCATTAGTGCTGTGAGATAATAGAGAAATCCATATCAAAATGctcaattgaaaaataaaagtgaaTAATGTCTGGTGAGTTCATCCAGGGTCATGGGCTTACCATGCTTGTGAATAATGTCTGGTATGCCGAGTTGAATTGCACATTTGAGGGAAATGGAGTTTATGAAGT
This region of Coffea arabica cultivar ET-39 chromosome 3c, Coffea Arabica ET-39 HiFi, whole genome shotgun sequence genomic DNA includes:
- the LOC140037717 gene encoding uncharacterized protein produces the protein MCFCCFDICLFIADLFLQSVIKKKYGQDATNVGHEGDIALISRRTRKVLNCLKQLLLKLVTLVKCQRRMFVWKQAASKLRGVQVFTYTELEIATNKFSAANVIGNGGYGVVYRGILSDGTVAAIKMLHREGKQ